One Fibrobacter sp. UWB16 DNA window includes the following coding sequences:
- a CDS encoding lauroyl acyltransferase, protein MPNIFYSAFFAVVFPIYKVLHKKRAYGRVEKHLAAAKEYVIRKSDDTNKMPRNMKSPNPDALATINARDTFKGIFWNALESYRGLAHIKSVEKRIVYENEHIIQGAIAECAKQNAPIAGISIHQGAFELLHRALCRYSEHVHLITDSVGDIAFREVLKDLRSDPHLTEYHPDETGCLIRELFRTKGILAMVIDQGKHTKGNTVSLFGRPSTLYLRLPQKINEMGAGIVTFRTWSEKKRIVIRFEKYYPPKYDVTHKPPHINQNTISAPTCGTHAGSSDERANATIDNSPLVTGIAREVETWIAEHPEQWSWNYHGNFIATL, encoded by the coding sequence TTGCCGAACATATTCTATTCGGCATTTTTTGCAGTCGTTTTCCCGATTTACAAGGTTTTGCACAAGAAGCGCGCCTACGGGCGCGTTGAAAAGCACTTGGCAGCCGCAAAGGAATACGTTATACGGAAAAGCGACGATACAAACAAAATGCCGCGCAATATGAAAAGTCCGAACCCAGATGCGCTTGCAACAATAAATGCGCGCGACACATTCAAAGGCATTTTCTGGAATGCGCTTGAATCCTACCGCGGACTCGCACATATCAAAAGCGTTGAAAAGCGAATCGTGTACGAAAACGAACACATCATCCAGGGCGCCATCGCTGAATGTGCTAAACAAAACGCCCCCATCGCTGGCATCAGCATACACCAGGGTGCATTCGAACTTTTGCACCGCGCTCTTTGCCGCTACAGCGAACACGTACACCTCATTACAGATTCCGTCGGCGACATCGCATTCCGCGAAGTCCTCAAAGACCTCCGCAGCGACCCGCACCTGACCGAATATCATCCCGACGAAACAGGTTGCCTTATCCGCGAACTATTCCGCACTAAAGGCATTTTAGCGATGGTCATCGACCAAGGCAAGCATACCAAAGGGAACACAGTCTCGCTATTCGGTCGCCCCAGCACACTCTACTTGCGCCTCCCGCAAAAAATAAACGAGATGGGAGCAGGAATCGTCACATTCCGCACGTGGAGCGAAAAGAAGCGCATCGTCATCCGCTTCGAAAAATATTACCCGCCAAAGTACGACGTAACACACAAGCCACCGCACATCAACCAGAACACCATAAGCGCCCCAACATGCGGAACGCACGCAGGCTCAAGCGACGAACGCGCAAACGCAACAATCGACAACAGCCCGCTCGTCACGGGAATCGCGCGCGAAGTCGAAACGTGGATTGCCGAGCACCCC